A single window of Halobacillus naozhouensis DNA harbors:
- a CDS encoding YjfB family protein: MFYRVGRYKQGEECDVMDIAAASNMMSHAQVRQQASLAVMDKAIKITERDTSHMIQMLQQSTPAVPHPTHGNQIDVKG; encoded by the coding sequence ATGTTCTATCGTGTGGGCCGATATAAGCAGGGAGAGGAGTGTGATGTGATGGATATTGCAGCGGCCTCAAACATGATGAGCCATGCGCAGGTAAGGCAGCAGGCGAGCCTTGCAGTTATGGATAAGGCGATAAAAATAACCGAGCGGGATACCAGTCATATGATCCAGATGCTGCAGCAGTCAACGCCTGCTGTTCCGCATCCTACTCATGGGAATCAAATTGATGTGAAGGGGTGA